The stretch of DNA ACGGGCAGCACTGTGTTTCGGAGTGTCCCAGCAACAAGTACAACGACCATGGAGTTTGCCGCGATTGCCATGCCACCTGCGATGGATGCACTGGACCCAACGACACCATCGGTCTGGGAGCCTGCAAGACCTGCAATCTGGCCATCATCAACACGGACGCTACGGTGAAGCGCTGCCTGCTGAAGGACGACAAGTGTCCGGATGGCTACTTCTGGGAGTATGTGCATCCGCAGGAGCAGGGCTCCCTCAAACCGCTGGCTGGGAGGGCCGTGTGCCGGAAGTGCCATCCCCTGTGCGAGCTGTGCACCAACTATGGCTACCACGAGCAGGTCTGCTCCAAGTGCACCCACTACAAGCGGCGGGAGCAGTGCGAAACGGAGTGCCCGGCGGATCACTACACGGATGAGGAGAGGAGGGAGTGCTTCCAGTGCCACGCGGAATGCAATGGATGCACTGGTCCCGGAGTAGACGACTGCCTCTCCTGTCGCAACTTCAAACTCTTCGATGCCAACGAAACAGGTCCCTATGCCAATTCGACCATGTTCAATTGCACCTCGAAGTGTCCGCTGGAGATGCGGCATGTGAACTACCAGTTCGCCGACATTGGACCCTACTGCGCCGCTCGTCCACCGAGGGCCAAAATACTGGCTGGCAATCTGGATGTCAACATGATCTTCATCATCACGGGCGCCGTGCTGGTCCCGACGATCTGCATCCTCTGCGTGGTCACCTACATTTGCCGGCAGAAgcagaaggccaagaaggaGACCGTCAAGATGACCATGGCTCTGTCTGGCTGCGAGGATTCCGAGCCACTGCGTCCCTCGAATATCGGTGCGAATCTCTGCAAGCTGCGCATTGTCAAGGATGCGGAGCTGCGCAAGGGCGGAGTCCTGGGAATGGGAGCCTTCGGTCGGGTCTACAAGGGCGTCTGGGTGCCGGAGGGCGAGAACGTCAAGATACCGGTGGCCATCAAGGAACTGCTCAAGTCCACCGGTGCCGAGTCCAGCGAGGAGTTCCTCCGCGAGGCCTACATCATGGCCTCGGTGGAGCATGTGAATCTGCTGAAGCTCCTGGCCGTCTGCATGTCCTCGCAGATGATGCTGATCACCCAACTGATGCCCCTGGGCTGTCTGCTGGACTATGTAAGGAATAACAGGGATAAGATTGGCTCCAAGGCTCTGCTTAACTGGAGCACGCAGATTGCCAAGGGCATGTCTTACCTAGAGGAGAAGCGTTTGGTCCACCGCGACCTGGCTGCCCGAAATGTCCTAGTGCAAACGCCATCGCTGGTGAAGATCACCGACTTCGGACTGGCCAAGTTGCTGAGCAGCGATTCCAATGAGTACAAGGCGGCCGGCGGCAAGATGCCCATCAAGTGGCTGGCCCTGGAGTGCATCCGCAATCGGGTCTTCACCAGCAAGTCGGATGTTTGGGCCTTTGGCGTGACCATTTGGGAGCTGCTGACCTTTGGCCAGCGGCCACACGAGAACATACCCGCCAAGGATATCCCAGATCTCATTGAAGTGGGTTTGAAGCTAGAGCAGCCGGAGATTTGCTCGCTGGACATTTACTGCACGCTGCTCTCCTGCTGGCACTTGGATGCCGCCATGCGACCGACCTTCAAGCAACTGACCACGGTGTTTGCCGAATTCGCCCGGGATCCTGGTCGTTACCTGGCCATTCCCGGCGACAAGTTCACCCGCCTGCCGGCGTACACGAGTCAGGACGAGAAGGACCTCATCCGCAAGCTGGCGCCCACCACCGATGGCTCCGAGGCGATCGTGGAGCCCGATGACTACCTGCAGCCCAAGGCGGCTCCTGGTCCTAGCCACCATCGAACCGACTGCACCGATGAGATACCCAAGCTGAATCGCTACTGCAAGGATCCCAGCAACAAGAACTCGAGCACCGGCGACGATGAGACGGACTCGAGTGCCCGGGAAGTGGGCGTTGGTAATCTACGCCTAGATCTCCCCGTCGACGAGGATGACTACCTGATGCCCACGTCGTCCACCTGCCAGTTGGGAccgaataacaacaacaatacgAACAATCCCAACCAAAACAACATGGCAGcggcagtgggcgtggccgcgGGCTATATGGATCTCATCGGAGTGCCCGTCAGCGTGGACAATCCGGAGTATCTGCTGAATGCGCAGACCCTCGGGGTGTCGGAGGCGCCAATACCCACGCAGACCATCGGTATTCCGGTGATGGGCGTGCCGGGCACCATGGAGGTCAAGGTCGGCCCGTTGCCGGGCAGCGAGCCAACGAGCTCCGATCACGAGTACTACAACGATACCCAAAGAGAGCTACAGCCACtgcatcggaatcggaatacTGAGACGAGGGTGTAGGAGGATCGAGGATCGAGGATTGCCAATGAAGCGGAATCTTGCCAAGTGCCTTTGGAAGCCATGCTGCTTATCTTAGATAGGAGCTTGTAAAAAAGTCTAGACCGACCCATAGATTTGTATATTACTACCCCGATATTACGCTCTAGTGTACTTAGCCAGTCCCCCATCTTTGTGTATACCACCTTTACTCTATCCTAGCCTCCTAGCAACACACAGTAGTCAGCAGGGATCGTCGTCGCGGTCCTGCGCTTGTAGCATCCATGTAATTACGAGAAAACAAACACCGATAGTGCATTTCTTAGACGCCTCCGAAGATCGAAGATCCCAATCCAGATCGACTCCACCGGAGGGCGCACACTAAGCTAAACCGAGATGTCCAATTACTTCTTGTACTTGTAGTTAGTCGTAGTCTCTTGTAGCGCCTAGTTTCCAACTGTGATATAGTTTGTATTCAACTCGACCTAAGGACTTTTAAAACGATGAACAAATCGAACGActcgacacacacacacagttaagcatatgaaaatagtagaaaacagaaaactaaTCAATATCGATCTTATGCAATTTTAGGCCTAGTTTCAAATCCCATTCGATCTATAAAGTTTGACAATCAAATCCCGAGCGTGCCATGCGTCGATCGATGCAAATCTCCTAAAGATTTCGAATACCTTGTTGGCACACTAGAGTGTAAGCGAATGCCTAGGCGATATGTTACTGATCAAAGATACATAGGTAGtccacacaaatatatatatacttctaATATACAATATATGTACCACATATACACGTGTAGATTTGCCAAGTTATGCCTACTGAAtaagttaattaatttaaactagactatttacatatatgcgaatatatatacacaaataaaaattatttttcaataattcTAACTGCCTTGTTAttggaaatatttgaaatttttgaatcAACAGTAAGTatacttttgcatttttcaaaaatgatcTGTTCATATCAGAAAGAATTGTTTATCTAAAGGActgtttaaatgccaatcaacTGGAAAATTTATTACGAGATTCACGTGGTATAACATCTAACGAACGTTTTTCCATTATTCTGGAAGAAATACTGTTTATTTGATGAATAATTATGACAAAAGTGAGAAGAGAGAGCCTTTGTTAAAAGTCGGATTTCCATTTCAAAGTAAAAAACTAAACCAATGATCGACATCACTTTCgcgtaaatttaaatatttaatttttatatatttataaatattttactggtATAGAAATCGTTTATGTgcataaatatacattttacacGACTTCAGCGCTAAGCGATTTCTGTTACACccttgtatatttatttttatacccgttactcgtagagtattatacccgttactcgtagagtaaaagggtatactagattcgtgcaaaagtatgtaacagctagaaggaagcgtttccgaccccataaagtatatatattcttgatcagggtcactagccgagtcgatctagccatgtccgtctgtccgtctgtccgtctgtctgtctgtctgtctgtctgtctgtccgtctgtatgaacgctgagatctcagaaactacaaaagctagaaggttgagatttcccacacatattctttggcttcctacgcagcgcaagtttattttagccgagcgccacgccccctctaacgcccacaatcgcccactaacgattttaaaatgggtcctgcgcccacatctttaaagatttccgagaagtataaatgcaattttgttgtgtatatttatacctatcgaaatgtagaagacatttttcaaatcggaccattcattaaaaagttatacgcaatcaaaaattatatatctatctccctcgcactccctttagctgagttacgattattagtcgggacaccaacccgacacagcgttcgcactccctttagctgagtgacgggtattagatagtcgggacaacaacccgactatagcgttctctcttgtttactTTACATTTTACATGTCAAAGTCAAAGCGCCATCTACAAATCTTACCGGTTGCGCCATCTTATTAACCGTTTGATGCCCGCTAGTTATTCAAATTTGAATCCCATTCTTccaaacaataaattaaaaaatgtacacgtattttttgctttatttaaatattcaattgaGTGGTTGTTCTATAGAGGGCGTGGTCGCAAACTGTATTTTGATGAATATATCTATACTTGCATGTAATTGTATTTGAATTGGTGTAGACTATTTAGACGTCGGTTCGTATATATTGAAAAAGTTATCCCATAGTTTACATTCATAAAGGTTCAATTACATCAATTAAGTACTACAAAACTATTTTCGCTGTGAGTTACTCTACCATAGTTTTCCGTGTGTGGGTGTTACAATAATTTAAGCCATCTGCGATCGGTGGCCGATTCGATTTCATGGAACAACTCAAGGTCATTAGCAGTAGGTGGTACACTTAGAGAAAACAATATACGACTTAAACGCAAggctaaaaaaacaaaatcagtgCTGGGCTCTTGGCTCTCTAAATGCTTAATAATACGCACCGGTGTGTGTTTGCGTCCAGTTTCTGTGCCAGCAAACTTAATTGATAAACATTAAATAACATttggattcagattcagattcggaACTTGCATCCGCAGCGAACGGTGTCCAAGTAATTCTAAAAGTTGTCTTTTACTGCTCAGAGCAGCAATGCGCAGTCACCCCATTAAATATATGGACAATTCCGAGTAGGTATTAATCTACTACATTTGCTGGAAAATATTTGGGATTTTTTAAAGGAAGTTTAGGAGATAATACTTGAACACATTTAAGATTTGAAATCATTCGAATATGAAATAGTTAATGGTTGATAATGGCTGTTGTAAAATTAACCCTCAAAAAATCCAGCAATTGTCTTAGATTAACCTGGATTTTATACCTTTCCTTAGCCTTCTATCAGTACTTGGTATTTTTCGGAATTCTCCATAGATAACCCTGCCCACCTGTGATTTTTGGTCACCTGACCCAGATCGTTTAGCGCCTGCAACGCACATGGATCGAAGGCCTGCGTCGCAAGGAACCCGAACCCGAACTCGAACCGGAACCGGAAACAGAAGCCACCGGAACCAAGGGAGCAGATGCAGAAGCAGATGCCGATGCGGGTGCAGGTGGAGCTGCAACTGCCACTTCCTGGGGAGCTGGGGAATCCCTAGCCAGAGCCTATCACATTGGAACGCGTCGTGCCAGCAGATACTCGGAGAACTGCTGGCCCCCAACGCTGGCCTCGATGGTGAAGCCGGCGTTGAGCAGTCGGGTGAGCACCTGCACCGAGTTCAGCTTGCAGTAGCCGTTGAGGGGGAAGCGGATGATTTGCCCCCAGTCGCCCTGGTTCCAGGACACGCCGCTGCGACTCGACTGTGTCGCCTGGCTGGCCTCCGGGAAGAGCTCGTCGAGCAGAGCCCGTTCCGCCGACAGCATTATGCGCTCGCCGAGGTCCGGCGAGATGTGCAGCGCCACTACCTCGTAATTGCACTCCGGCGATGCGCTGGTCCTCGGGCTCGTCTTGATGTGGCGAGCCGGTGGAGTGGGTGGCGCCACCAAATAGTTGCCGTTGCGAACGCGATCCTTGCGCATGCTCTCCAGCTGCTTAATCATCGCTGCGGGCGGACCGGTCATGTGCGGTGAGATTGGAGGGGGAGACACAGGAAGAAAGGGAGATGGGGAGAAGAGCAAATTAGCTATAATCGCTGGTGGCCATAACGAGGCTCTATGCACAGTGGAAAAGTATCAAGTATCGATGATATTTGCGGTATTTATAAACTAGAAACTTAGATTGGATCCACTACAATTCAAAgatatttaattctttttttcataacaagttaaataaagtaataataattttttagtatttatttttaatgataagATTCTTCATCACTTTATTTTCTACTTTAAAATCAAGTTATGATGATTTTTTATATCATTcaataaataccaaaattatacaatacagttaatgcaaaaataaacattagggtggacctatttatatatttatgcaacAGTCATAAGTGCAATATCTCTTTAAAGATGATTATGAaggagatttttaaatttccactGGTCAAAATAGTTTAATGCAAAACAATTGCTTAATTAACTTCCCGATACTTGATAAACATTTCTCCCCGTGTGATCTCCAAGCAGAATACTTACGCTCCACCTCGTAGTAGCGGGcctcctccagcagcagctccaggTCCGGAAAGTCCTCGGCAATCAGAAGTCTTGAGTTTCTCATAAAGTTCAGAATGTGGCGGAACATGCCCCCGTCGCGATCGATGAAATAGTGCTGCTTCAGCGAGTCCAGCACGATGGGTATCTGGCCGTTGAACAGCTTGGCCAGCTTCGACTCCGGATACTTGGTGAGCGTCTCCAGGGAGCTGGTGTAGATGGTCCCGCCGACGTCGATGTGAACGGGGGCCGTGTAGCGGGAGGCGGCGGCCACACAGGGGATGCCGGTGATGGGCTTGTGGTTGCCGTGCAAATAGGAACTGGCCCCCGCCGAGGAGGCTCCTCCGACGGCCGCGGCGGCTGCAGCTGCCACCGCTCCCGGCAGACCCAGCGGCGTCACTGAGGAACTGGCGGGTGGCGTCGGTGTGGGCGAAGAGGAGTTTGAGATCGTTGGCGAGACGGTGGGCGAGGAGCTGCGGGCGAAAGCCATTCACGAATTCACAATGAGATTGGTAGCGACAAAAGGGGGGTGGGATGTTGTGGGGTGGGTTTTTTGCTAGTGGTGAGAGGAAGTCTGACTTCATCATACTGCCAATAGGGTACTCTACACTTTACTGACAAAGTCTGGATATATTCAACAATACTGAATTTATGTTTCGATAATAATTGTTTAAAGAGCACTTCGAaggtttaaaaaagaattcttAATTGAAAACTTAAGTTATacagattatttattttgcattaaacaaattaatttaaaaaaaattagattttaaatatatattgttcgaAAAACAagtttaatattgtttttaaaattgagaCTTTAAATTTTGACTGTGaatataaagtatttttaaaattaaagtattttaaaatttgtaaaatcatTGGTTCTTTCTAgactagaaaataaaaagctataataggaaattaaactgtttaaataatttttaaaataattcttttaataACACCGAAACTCACCTGATTTTAATGTCGCTTCTGGCGTAAATGCGGCCCGTGGAGGACAAGTCGCGTGGCTCCAGAGCCTTGACATCTCTTTCGCGCTCTCGATCCATATCGCATTTTTTCCTGCAAccgaaatattaataaaatcctAATTAATTATGAGGATTAATACATATTGAGTTAAGCTTATATAAGGCACAGGGGGCACGAAAGCGCTAATCATGAGAACCAATTTGACCCCCGCGCCAAACCGAAATTGACTTGACTCTGATTACGGACAGCCACATCGACGAAGGACAGCAAACGTGACAACGAAAATGCCGCGACGGGCCAAACATGGCTTGCAGCTCTCCACAGGGCCCATAAAagttcacacacacacagacagggAGGCAAAGAGCCAAGTcgtatacacatatatatatatatatatttc from Drosophila takahashii strain IR98-3 E-12201 chromosome 2R, DtakHiC1v2, whole genome shotgun sequence encodes:
- the Egfr gene encoding epidermal growth factor receptor isoform X2, whose product is MRISRGSWCLSSATLLAVLILGCLAAITTTASVSNAGYVDNGNMKVCIGTKSRLSVPSNKEHHYRNLRDRYTNCTYVDGNLELTWLPNENLNLSFLDNIREVTGYILISHVDVKKVVFPKLQIIRGRTLFSLSVEEEKYAFFVTYSKMYTLEIPDLRDVLNGQVGFHNNYNLCHMRTIQWSEIVSNGTDAYYNYNFTAPERECPKCHESCAHGCWGEGPQNCQKFSKLTCSPQCAGGRCYGPKPRECCHLFCAGGCVGPTQKDCIACKNFFDEGVCKEECPPMRKYNPTTYVLEANPGGKYAYGATCVKECPGHLLRDNGACVRSCPPDKMDKNSECVPCNGPCPKTCPGVAVLHAGNIDSFRNCTVIDGNIRILDQTFSGFQDVYANYTMGPRYIPLDPERLEVFSTVKEITGYLNIEGTHEEFRNLSYFRNLEIIHGRQLMESMFAALAIVKSSLYSLEMRNLKQISSGSVVIQHNRNLCYVGNIRWPAIQVNAEQKVWVNENLRADLCEKNRTICSDQCNEDGCWGAGADQCLTCKNFNFNGTCIADCGIISNAYQFDNKTCMICHSECRTCNGAGADHCQECVHVRDGQHCVSECPSNKYNDHGVCRDCHATCDGCTGPNDTIGLGACKTCNLAIINTDATVKRCLLKDDKCPDGYFWEYVHPQEQGSLKPLAGRAVCRKCHPLCELCTNYGYHEQVCSKCTHYKRREQCETECPADHYTDEERRECFQCHAECNGCTGPGVDDCLSCRNFKLFDANETGPYANSTMFNCTSKCPLEMRHVNYQFADIGPYCAARPPRAKILAGNLDVNMIFIITGAVLVPTICILCVVTYICRQKQKAKKETVKMTMALSGCEDSEPLRPSNIGANLCKLRIVKDAELRKGGVLGMGAFGRVYKGVWVPEGENVKIPVAIKELLKSTGAESSEEFLREAYIMASVEHVNLLKLLAVCMSSQMMLITQLMPLGCLLDYVRNNRDKIGSKALLNWSTQIAKGMSYLEEKRLVHRDLAARNVLVQTPSLVKITDFGLAKLLSSDSNEYKAAGGKMPIKWLALECIRNRVFTSKSDVWAFGVTIWELLTFGQRPHENIPAKDIPDLIEVGLKLEQPEICSLDIYCTLLSCWHLDAAMRPTFKQLTTVFAEFARDPGRYLAIPGDKFTRLPAYTSQDEKDLIRKLAPTTDGSEAIVEPDDYLQPKAAPGPSHHRTDCTDEIPKLNRYCKDPSNKNSSTGDDETDSSAREVGVGNLRLDLPVDEDDYLMPTSSTCQLGPNNNNNTNNPNQNNMAAAVGVAAGYMDLIGVPVSVDNPEYLLNAQTLGVSEAPIPTQTIGIPVMGVPGTMEVKVGPLPGSEPTSSDHEYYNDTQRELQPLHRNRNTETRV
- the Egfr gene encoding epidermal growth factor receptor isoform X1, whose amino-acid sequence is MLLRRRNGLCLPLLLLLLAHCICIWPASAIGRDRYSRQNNRQRHQDIDRDRDRDRFLFRSNSARDRQRSGSHFALGLGANGTIPTGLEDQNKNEFVKGKICIGTKSRLSVPSNKEHHYRNLRDRYTNCTYVDGNLELTWLPNENLNLSFLDNIREVTGYILISHVDVKKVVFPKLQIIRGRTLFSLSVEEEKYAFFVTYSKMYTLEIPDLRDVLNGQVGFHNNYNLCHMRTIQWSEIVSNGTDAYYNYNFTAPERECPKCHESCAHGCWGEGPQNCQKFSKLTCSPQCAGGRCYGPKPRECCHLFCAGGCVGPTQKDCIACKNFFDEGVCKEECPPMRKYNPTTYVLEANPGGKYAYGATCVKECPGHLLRDNGACVRSCPPDKMDKNSECVPCNGPCPKTCPGVAVLHAGNIDSFRNCTVIDGNIRILDQTFSGFQDVYANYTMGPRYIPLDPERLEVFSTVKEITGYLNIEGTHEEFRNLSYFRNLEIIHGRQLMESMFAALAIVKSSLYSLEMRNLKQISSGSVVIQHNRNLCYVGNIRWPAIQVNAEQKVWVNENLRADLCEKNRTICSDQCNEDGCWGAGADQCLTCKNFNFNGTCIADCGIISNAYQFDNKTCMICHSECRTCNGAGADHCQECVHVRDGQHCVSECPSNKYNDHGVCRDCHATCDGCTGPNDTIGLGACKTCNLAIINTDATVKRCLLKDDKCPDGYFWEYVHPQEQGSLKPLAGRAVCRKCHPLCELCTNYGYHEQVCSKCTHYKRREQCETECPADHYTDEERRECFQCHAECNGCTGPGVDDCLSCRNFKLFDANETGPYANSTMFNCTSKCPLEMRHVNYQFADIGPYCAARPPRAKILAGNLDVNMIFIITGAVLVPTICILCVVTYICRQKQKAKKETVKMTMALSGCEDSEPLRPSNIGANLCKLRIVKDAELRKGGVLGMGAFGRVYKGVWVPEGENVKIPVAIKELLKSTGAESSEEFLREAYIMASVEHVNLLKLLAVCMSSQMMLITQLMPLGCLLDYVRNNRDKIGSKALLNWSTQIAKGMSYLEEKRLVHRDLAARNVLVQTPSLVKITDFGLAKLLSSDSNEYKAAGGKMPIKWLALECIRNRVFTSKSDVWAFGVTIWELLTFGQRPHENIPAKDIPDLIEVGLKLEQPEICSLDIYCTLLSCWHLDAAMRPTFKQLTTVFAEFARDPGRYLAIPGDKFTRLPAYTSQDEKDLIRKLAPTTDGSEAIVEPDDYLQPKAAPGPSHHRTDCTDEIPKLNRYCKDPSNKNSSTGDDETDSSAREVGVGNLRLDLPVDEDDYLMPTSSTCQLGPNNNNNTNNPNQNNMAAAVGVAAGYMDLIGVPVSVDNPEYLLNAQTLGVSEAPIPTQTIGIPVMGVPGTMEVKVGPLPGSEPTSSDHEYYNDTQRELQPLHRNRNTETRV
- the twz gene encoding BTB/POZ domain-containing protein Tiwaz isoform X2, whose product is MDRERERDVKALEPRDLSSTGRIYARSDIKISSSPTVSPTISNSSSPTPTPPASSSVTPLGLPGAVAAAAAAAVGGASSAGASSYLHGNHKPITGIPCVAAASRYTAPVHIDVGGTIYTSSLETLTKYPESKLAKLFNGQIPIVLDSLKQHYFIDRDGGMFRHILNFMRNSRLLIAEDFPDLELLLEEARYYEVEPMIKQLESMRKDRVRNGNYLVAPPTPPARHIKTSPRTSASPECNYEVVALHISPDLGERIMLSAERALLDELFPEASQATQSSRSGVSWNQGDWGQIIRFPLNGYCKLNSVQVLTRLLNAGFTIEASVGGQQFSEYLLARRVPM
- the twz gene encoding BTB/POZ domain-containing protein Tiwaz isoform X1; the protein is MQVRTPFVALDQRSPLTVDSSCPKRKKCDMDRERERDVKALEPRDLSSTGRIYARSDIKISSSPTVSPTISNSSSPTPTPPASSSVTPLGLPGAVAAAAAAAVGGASSAGASSYLHGNHKPITGIPCVAAASRYTAPVHIDVGGTIYTSSLETLTKYPESKLAKLFNGQIPIVLDSLKQHYFIDRDGGMFRHILNFMRNSRLLIAEDFPDLELLLEEARYYEVEPMIKQLESMRKDRVRNGNYLVAPPTPPARHIKTSPRTSASPECNYEVVALHISPDLGERIMLSAERALLDELFPEASQATQSSRSGVSWNQGDWGQIIRFPLNGYCKLNSVQVLTRLLNAGFTIEASVGGQQFSEYLLARRVPM